The following proteins are encoded in a genomic region of Gemmatimonadaceae bacterium:
- a CDS encoding serine hydrolase domain-containing protein, which yields MRQFVSALLLGAGFASTSAAQRADSLTRAVDKVFESFNGTNGPGCAVGVSRDGVVVFERGYGMANLETDTPIRPTSIFHVASVSKQFTAAAIMLLEREGKLSVDDNIRKYLPEIPDYSTPITIRHLLTHTSGLRDQWELIGFARGRFEEDRITEADVLDIVPRQTALNFKPGAEYVYSNTGFTLLGVIVKRITGQSLRDFADARIFKPLGMTHTHFHDDYTMLVPGRTSAYEPVSGNGAQWRVGIPNFDTYGATSLYTTVGDLLKWEANLDHPTVGDATMIARMETPTLLTTGDTSYYGFGLAIGNYRGARVIEHGGADAGYRSYVGRFPDKKLGIAITCNAATANTTALAHGVADAFLGGSLTPVEVAATPQGVALAADRLQRYVGVYVQPTTLQVIRLVTRDGRLSIDAPNAPALVPLADNRFAVTGQPGEVTFSATERGGFDRRFGTQRPTHFEWRQAVTPSASVLAPYAGDYVSAELGGATYRVASSDSAITLRTGTEEPFTARLMYADTFVGDGYTIQFTRAGGRVNGFEVTNPRMRGVKFARR from the coding sequence TTCTCGGAGCGGGCTTTGCCTCCACGAGCGCCGCACAACGTGCTGACAGTCTCACGCGCGCCGTGGACAAAGTCTTCGAGAGCTTCAACGGGACCAACGGTCCCGGTTGTGCCGTCGGCGTGAGCCGCGACGGCGTCGTCGTCTTCGAGCGTGGCTACGGTATGGCCAACCTCGAGACCGACACACCGATTCGGCCGACCTCGATCTTCCACGTTGCCTCGGTCTCGAAGCAGTTCACGGCCGCGGCGATCATGCTCCTCGAGCGCGAAGGGAAGCTGTCGGTCGATGACAACATTCGAAAGTATCTCCCGGAGATTCCGGACTACAGCACGCCGATAACGATTCGCCACCTGCTCACACACACGAGCGGACTGCGCGATCAGTGGGAGTTGATTGGCTTCGCGCGGGGTCGTTTCGAGGAGGATCGAATCACCGAGGCGGACGTCCTCGATATCGTGCCGCGGCAGACGGCGCTCAACTTTAAACCTGGCGCCGAGTACGTCTACAGCAACACGGGCTTCACGCTGCTCGGCGTCATTGTCAAGCGCATCACCGGCCAATCGCTCCGTGATTTCGCCGATGCGAGAATCTTCAAACCGCTTGGCATGACGCACACGCATTTCCACGACGATTACACGATGCTCGTCCCTGGACGAACGTCGGCGTACGAGCCGGTGAGCGGCAATGGTGCCCAGTGGCGCGTCGGCATTCCGAACTTCGACACCTATGGCGCGACGAGCCTGTACACGACCGTGGGCGATCTCCTGAAATGGGAAGCCAACCTCGATCATCCGACGGTCGGCGACGCGACCATGATCGCGCGCATGGAGACGCCCACGCTGCTCACGACAGGTGACACGTCGTACTACGGGTTTGGTCTCGCGATCGGCAATTACCGGGGCGCGCGCGTGATCGAGCATGGCGGCGCGGATGCCGGCTATCGCTCCTACGTCGGTCGATTCCCGGATAAGAAGCTCGGGATCGCGATCACGTGCAATGCCGCAACCGCGAACACGACCGCGCTCGCGCATGGCGTTGCCGATGCCTTTCTGGGCGGCAGCCTTACGCCGGTGGAAGTCGCCGCCACACCGCAGGGTGTCGCGCTCGCGGCGGATCGACTGCAACGATACGTCGGCGTGTACGTGCAGCCCACTACGCTGCAAGTCATCCGGCTCGTCACGCGCGACGGCCGGCTGTCGATCGACGCGCCGAATGCGCCAGCGCTCGTGCCGCTCGCCGACAACCGATTTGCAGTGACCGGTCAGCCCGGTGAGGTCACGTTCTCAGCGACGGAGCGCGGCGGCTTCGATCGCCGATTCGGGACGCAAAGGCCCACGCACTTCGAGTGGCGGCAAGCGGTCACGCCCAGCGCCTCCGTGCTCGCACCGTACGCTGGCGACTACGTGAGCGCCGAGCTTGGCGGCGCGACGTATCGCGTCGCCTCGAGCGACTCGGCGATCACGCTGCGCACCGGTACGGAGGAGCCGTTTACGGCGCGGCTCATGTATGCCGATACCTTCGTCGGCGACGGGTACACGATCCAGTTCACGCGTGCCGGTGGACGCGTCAACGGATTCGAGGTGACGAACCCCCGAATGCGGGGCGTGAAGTTCGCGCGTCGTTAG